From a region of the Sporosarcina ureilytica genome:
- the lgt gene encoding prolipoprotein diacylglyceryl transferase: MFNLLTIDPVAFSLFGLEIRWYGIIIATGIVLAFLVVQREMVKRGMHPDFLTDLLLWAVPLSIVSARIYYVIFTWDNYKDHPIDAIKVWEGGIAIHGALIGAFITTYVFTKLRGISFWKTVDIAAPGLLIGQIIGRWGNFMNQEAHGGPVSDHFLETTIIPDWIMNQMTINGVTYHPTFLYESLWNLVGLVIILLLRRVALKRGELFLFYLTWYSIGRYFIEGMRTDSLYGGVLRAAQVVSIVTIVVAVVLFIIRRYVTKVNKNYQDE; this comes from the coding sequence ATGTTTAATTTGCTTACAATTGACCCTGTAGCCTTTTCTCTCTTTGGCCTTGAGATTCGTTGGTATGGAATTATCATTGCCACAGGCATTGTGTTGGCCTTCTTGGTTGTACAGCGTGAGATGGTCAAACGGGGCATGCATCCGGACTTTTTAACGGATTTACTTCTATGGGCGGTGCCGTTATCTATAGTGAGTGCGAGAATTTATTATGTGATTTTCACATGGGATAACTATAAAGACCATCCAATTGATGCGATTAAAGTCTGGGAAGGCGGCATCGCGATACACGGTGCGTTAATCGGTGCATTTATAACGACTTATGTATTTACGAAGTTACGTGGGATTTCCTTTTGGAAGACTGTCGACATCGCGGCGCCTGGACTACTCATTGGACAAATTATCGGGAGATGGGGGAATTTTATGAATCAGGAAGCGCACGGCGGTCCTGTTTCGGACCATTTCCTAGAAACAACGATTATCCCCGATTGGATCATGAATCAAATGACAATTAATGGTGTAACGTATCATCCGACGTTTTTATATGAATCGCTTTGGAATTTGGTTGGGCTCGTGATCATTTTATTATTACGACGCGTTGCTTTAAAACGTGGTGAACTGTTTTTATTTTACCTCACTTGGTATTCAATCGGACGTTACTTCATAGAAGGCATGCGTACGGATAGTTTGTACGGCGGAGTCTTACGTGCGGCGCAAGTTGTTTCAATTGTGACGATTGTGGTGGCGGTTGTCTTATTTATCATCAGAAGATATGTAACAAAAGTAAATAAAAATTATCAAGATGAATAG
- a CDS encoding acyltransferase, protein MRRTERYRAKGGANSLWHIYRTVPFWKVAKNFAIIQLSRYTPFIPVKNFLFRTFLRMKIGEKTSFALMVMPDVMFPERITVGDNSIIGYNTTILAHEYLIDEYRIGDVVIGENVLIGANTTILPGVQIGDNAIVSAATLVNRDIPPGVFAGGNPVRIIYTKEEMEKRHEQFSLE, encoded by the coding sequence ATGAGAAGGACGGAGCGATACCGTGCAAAAGGCGGTGCAAATTCGCTTTGGCATATTTATCGAACAGTACCGTTTTGGAAAGTGGCAAAAAACTTCGCAATCATTCAATTATCGCGCTATACCCCATTTATTCCTGTTAAGAATTTTTTGTTTCGAACGTTTTTGAGAATGAAAATTGGGGAGAAAACTTCGTTTGCGTTAATGGTCATGCCCGATGTCATGTTCCCTGAACGAATCACTGTAGGTGATAATTCAATTATCGGCTATAATACAACAATTCTTGCGCATGAATATTTAATTGATGAATATAGGATTGGTGACGTCGTAATTGGGGAAAACGTATTAATAGGCGCGAATACAACCATCTTGCCAGGCGTACAAATTGGTGACAATGCGATTGTTTCAGCAGCAACACTCGTGAACCGAGATATTCCACCGGGCGTCTTTGCTGGTGGTAACCCCGTTCGAATTATTTATACGAAAGAAGAAATGGAGAAACGTCACGAACAATTTTCACTTGAATAA
- the hprK gene encoding HPr(Ser) kinase/phosphatase: protein MASVTVADVQHALELELRAGGTGLKRNIYKSDISRPGLEMAGYFNFYPAERVQLLGKTELSFFASLEKEEKIDRMKRLCSENTPAVIVAHRMEVPEELIQEAEKVGIPVLQTEVPTTRFSGMLTNFLEGKLAPMTSMHGVLVDVYGIGVLITGKSGVGKSETALELVKRGHRLVADDLVEIREVSKNVLIGNAPKLIEHMLEIRGVGIIDIMNLFGASAVKSDKRILIVIDLELWDEDKVYDRLGLDEKKIKIMDTELTKLTVPVRPGRSLSVIIEVAAMDYRMKRLGINAAKEFSDRLEQAISEGPGEDLTEETK, encoded by the coding sequence ATGGCAAGTGTAACAGTAGCAGATGTACAACATGCGTTAGAACTAGAACTTCGCGCAGGCGGTACAGGGCTTAAACGAAATATATATAAAAGCGACATTTCTAGACCTGGGCTTGAAATGGCAGGGTATTTTAATTTTTATCCTGCAGAACGTGTGCAGTTGCTTGGTAAGACAGAATTGTCTTTCTTTGCGTCATTGGAAAAAGAAGAGAAAATTGACCGAATGAAAAGATTATGTTCTGAGAATACGCCGGCGGTCATCGTTGCACATAGAATGGAAGTTCCTGAGGAGTTAATTCAGGAAGCTGAAAAGGTAGGAATACCAGTTTTACAGACAGAAGTGCCGACGACGCGATTTTCTGGAATGTTGACGAATTTTTTAGAGGGTAAATTGGCACCCATGACATCGATGCATGGCGTGCTTGTAGATGTTTACGGGATAGGGGTGTTAATTACAGGGAAAAGTGGTGTTGGTAAAAGTGAGACGGCGCTTGAACTTGTAAAACGTGGGCATCGTCTCGTCGCGGATGACCTAGTTGAAATTAGAGAAGTATCGAAAAATGTATTAATTGGAAATGCGCCCAAGCTTATTGAACATATGTTAGAAATTCGCGGTGTAGGGATTATCGACATTATGAATTTATTTGGCGCAAGTGCCGTGAAAAGTGATAAAAGAATATTAATTGTGATTGATTTAGAACTATGGGACGAGGATAAAGTATACGATCGTCTCGGCCTGGACGAGAAGAAAATAAAAATTATGGATACCGAATTGACAAAATTGACTGTTCCGGTTCGACCTGGAAGAAGCTTGTCTGTCATTATTGAAGTAGCGGCCATGGATTATCGGATGAAGCGCCTCGGGATTAATGCGGCTAAAGAGTTTTCTGATAGATTGGAGCAAGCGATTAGTGAAGGCCCGGGTGAAGATCTAACAGAGGAGACGAAGTAA
- the uvrA gene encoding excinuclease ABC subunit UvrA, protein MKNKEIVIQGARAHNLKNIDVNIPRDELVVVTGLSGSGKSSLAFDTIYAEGQRRYVESLSAYARQFLGQMDKPDVDVIEGLSPAISIDQKTTSRNPRSTVGTVTEIYDYLRLLYARIGKPVCPKHGIEITSQTIQQMVDRLMELPERTRIQVLSPIVKGRKGTHAKLFEDIRKEGYVRVRVNGETYDLDDNIELNKNKNHTIEVVIDRIVIKEDIAGRLSDSLESALRLAEGTVLIDVIDGEELLFSEHHACPMCGFSIGELEPRMFSFNSPFGACGECDGLGTKLEVDPLLVIPDDSLSLTEHAIAPWEPTSSQYYPELLKTVANHYGIAMDVPISEIPNDQLNKILHGSGNETIRFQYTNEFGGTRDSDIYFEGVLSNIARRYRDTSSDYVRDQMEKYMAQRPCPTCKGYRLKEESLAVKVNDVHIGQVTERSIVEADDFFKTLNLSEKDRQIAELILREIEERLGFLINVGLDYLTLSRAAGTLSGGEAQRIRLATQIGSRLTGVLYILDEPSIGLHQRDNDRLISTLKNMRDIGNTLIVVEHDEDTMLAADYLIDMGPGAGAAGGTVVSAGTPDEVMNDPDSLTGDYLSGKKFISLPLERRPADGRKITIKGAAENNLKKVNVDIPLGQFIAVTGVSGSGKSTLVNEVLYKTLAQKLNRAKLLPGKHKSITGLEELEKVIEIDQSPIGRTPRSNPATYTSMFDDVRDVFAATNEAKVRGYKKGRFSFNVKGGRCEACRGDGIIKIEMHFLPDVYVPCEICHGKRYNRETLEVRYKGKNIADVLSMTVEDALIFFENIPRIHRKLQTIVDVGLGYIKLGQPATTLSGGEAQRVKLASELHKRSNGKSIYILDEPTTGLHAHDIAKLLIVLQRLVDTGNTVLVIEHNLDVIKTVDHIIDLGPEGGDKGGQVIATGTPEEVAKVEKSYTGNYLRPILARDRQRMKHVIKDAETVAD, encoded by the coding sequence ATGAAAAACAAGGAAATTGTTATACAAGGAGCAAGGGCGCATAATTTAAAAAATATTGACGTCAATATTCCCCGCGATGAACTGGTCGTTGTGACTGGTTTATCGGGTTCGGGAAAGTCATCCCTTGCATTTGATACGATTTACGCGGAAGGTCAACGACGGTATGTTGAATCCCTTTCCGCTTATGCACGTCAGTTTTTAGGGCAGATGGATAAGCCAGATGTCGATGTGATCGAAGGGTTATCGCCAGCGATTTCAATCGATCAGAAAACGACGAGTCGAAATCCTCGTTCGACTGTTGGAACAGTAACGGAGATTTACGATTATTTACGCCTGCTTTATGCACGCATCGGAAAGCCGGTTTGTCCGAAGCACGGTATTGAAATTACTTCCCAAACGATTCAACAAATGGTTGACCGTTTAATGGAATTACCGGAACGAACACGAATTCAAGTACTTTCGCCTATTGTGAAAGGAAGAAAAGGAACGCATGCTAAACTATTTGAAGACATTCGAAAAGAAGGCTATGTGCGCGTTCGTGTTAACGGTGAAACGTATGACCTAGACGATAATATAGAGTTGAATAAAAATAAAAATCATACAATTGAAGTTGTAATAGATAGAATTGTTATTAAAGAGGACATTGCAGGTCGTTTAAGTGATTCTTTAGAGTCAGCACTCCGCTTGGCAGAAGGCACTGTGCTTATCGATGTGATTGATGGTGAGGAATTGCTGTTTAGTGAACATCATGCTTGCCCGATGTGTGGTTTTTCGATAGGTGAATTAGAACCACGCATGTTTTCATTTAATAGCCCATTCGGTGCTTGTGGGGAATGTGATGGTCTCGGTACGAAGTTAGAAGTAGATCCATTACTCGTCATACCAGACGATTCTTTATCACTGACAGAACATGCGATTGCACCGTGGGAACCAACAAGTTCACAATATTATCCTGAACTACTGAAAACGGTTGCGAATCATTATGGCATTGCGATGGATGTCCCAATCAGTGAAATTCCAAACGATCAGTTAAATAAAATTTTACACGGTTCAGGTAATGAAACAATTCGTTTTCAGTATACAAATGAATTTGGCGGTACACGAGATAGTGATATTTATTTTGAAGGCGTGTTATCGAATATCGCACGCCGCTACCGAGATACATCTTCAGATTATGTCCGTGATCAAATGGAAAAGTATATGGCACAGCGACCATGTCCTACCTGTAAGGGATACCGCCTAAAAGAAGAGTCGTTAGCAGTGAAAGTGAATGATGTTCATATCGGGCAAGTGACGGAACGTTCGATTGTAGAAGCGGATGACTTTTTCAAAACATTGAACCTATCCGAAAAAGACCGTCAAATTGCTGAATTAATATTAAGAGAAATTGAAGAACGTCTCGGCTTTCTGATTAACGTAGGATTAGATTATTTAACTCTATCGAGAGCTGCCGGAACACTTTCGGGTGGGGAAGCCCAGCGAATCCGATTGGCGACCCAGATTGGTTCTAGGTTAACAGGCGTCCTCTATATTTTAGACGAACCTTCAATTGGACTTCATCAACGCGATAATGATCGACTGATCTCTACTTTAAAAAATATGAGAGATATCGGGAATACGCTTATCGTTGTTGAACATGATGAAGATACGATGCTAGCAGCTGATTACTTGATTGATATGGGGCCAGGTGCTGGTGCGGCAGGTGGAACGGTGGTATCAGCTGGTACACCAGATGAAGTCATGAATGACCCGGATTCCTTAACGGGTGATTATTTAAGTGGTAAGAAGTTTATCTCACTGCCACTTGAAAGACGTCCCGCAGATGGCCGGAAAATAACCATTAAAGGTGCTGCAGAAAACAACCTGAAAAAGGTCAATGTAGACATACCGCTAGGACAATTTATTGCGGTGACCGGTGTTTCAGGCTCAGGGAAAAGTACGCTTGTCAATGAAGTGCTTTATAAAACGTTAGCCCAAAAGTTAAACCGCGCAAAACTACTACCCGGGAAACATAAATCCATTACTGGATTGGAAGAACTTGAAAAAGTCATTGAAATTGACCAATCCCCAATCGGGCGGACGCCGAGGTCAAATCCTGCGACTTATACAAGTATGTTTGATGATGTAAGAGATGTCTTTGCCGCGACGAATGAAGCGAAAGTACGCGGCTATAAAAAGGGACGCTTTAGTTTTAACGTAAAAGGCGGCAGATGTGAGGCTTGCCGTGGGGATGGCATCATTAAAATCGAAATGCACTTTTTGCCAGACGTTTATGTCCCATGCGAAATCTGTCACGGCAAACGATATAATCGAGAAACATTGGAAGTACGTTATAAAGGAAAAAATATTGCAGATGTCTTAAGCATGACTGTGGAAGATGCACTCATCTTTTTTGAGAATATCCCGAGAATTCATCGGAAGTTGCAAACAATTGTAGACGTAGGGCTCGGTTATATTAAACTTGGCCAGCCTGCGACGACATTATCTGGTGGGGAAGCGCAGCGTGTCAAACTTGCTTCTGAATTGCATAAACGTTCAAACGGTAAATCTATTTATATTTTAGATGAACCAACGACCGGACTGCATGCACATGACATTGCGAAATTACTCATTGTCCTCCAACGGCTTGTTGACACCGGAAATACTGTGTTAGTCATTGAACATAATTTAGATGTCATTAAAACTGTGGACCATATTATTGATCTTGGACCAGAAGGCGGTGACAAAGGTGGTCAAGTGATTGCTACAGGTACACCAGAGGAAGTAGCAAAAGTTGAGAAGTCGTATACTGGAAATTATTTGAGGCCGATACTAGCGCGTGATCGCCAGCGGATGAAACATGTGATTAAAGATGCTGAAACAGTAGCAGATTGA
- a CDS encoding DUF4097 family beta strand repeat-containing protein — protein sequence MQEKRKRILTMLENGTISMDEALTLLENLSTENQDEQQNQGEQHSQDEQQNQGEEQSQDEQENQGGQQNQDQQQQNQPSISKKAKEQETTEQAHEPEKSRESKQSAFDQKDNESDKQEKEHPSADEFLDDLRKDFSNVGERFMQFMQTAVQKVKEFDLDAPFGKSVIFSHSVTKDAKDIEEILMHIDNGKVTVHSSDEQEIRAEFTVKAYHHESEETAKKDFLEKILFVLDENKLRVSSDMKMMQVNLNLYIPGKQYKKMSVRLMNGSFKMKNIESDSIRVKTANGKIEASQLIFTQAEFETANGVIRLNELTGETIDAETLNGRVYIDGELKEVEAQSLNGHVVVTTTSDEAEKIEAKTMSGSIELYIPSTIPISGEIASNIGKLDLELQDIERTSEQDHLLQRTIRFTKEVADSKKKLHLFGEAKTGSVLVRYNP from the coding sequence ATGCAGGAGAAAAGAAAACGGATTTTGACAATGTTAGAGAATGGCACAATTTCAATGGACGAAGCACTTACGTTACTTGAAAATTTAAGTACAGAAAATCAAGATGAGCAACAGAACCAAGGTGAGCAACATAGCCAAGATGAGCAACAGAACCAAGGTGAGGAACAGAGCCAAGACGAGCAGGAAAACCAAGGTGGGCAACAAAACCAAGATCAGCAACAACAAAACCAGCCTTCAATTAGCAAAAAAGCTAAAGAACAGGAAACAACTGAACAAGCCCACGAGCCAGAGAAATCCCGTGAGTCAAAACAATCCGCCTTTGATCAGAAAGATAACGAATCAGATAAACAAGAAAAAGAACACCCATCCGCGGATGAGTTTCTTGATGATTTGCGGAAAGACTTTTCAAATGTAGGCGAGCGATTTATGCAGTTTATGCAAACAGCTGTTCAAAAGGTGAAGGAATTTGATTTAGATGCTCCTTTTGGAAAATCTGTTATTTTCAGCCATTCGGTCACCAAGGATGCCAAGGACATTGAAGAGATTTTAATGCATATCGACAATGGGAAAGTGACTGTTCATAGTAGCGATGAACAAGAGATTCGTGCAGAATTTACGGTGAAAGCCTATCATCATGAATCTGAGGAAACGGCTAAAAAAGATTTCCTAGAAAAGATCTTATTTGTTTTAGATGAAAATAAATTAAGAGTATCTAGCGATATGAAAATGATGCAAGTGAACCTTAATTTATATATCCCAGGTAAGCAATACAAAAAAATGTCAGTTCGTCTTATGAATGGTTCCTTCAAAATGAAAAATATAGAATCTGATTCCATTCGGGTAAAAACGGCCAATGGTAAAATTGAAGCTTCCCAGTTAATATTTACGCAGGCTGAATTTGAAACTGCCAATGGTGTCATTCGATTAAATGAATTGACGGGCGAAACGATAGATGCAGAAACGTTAAATGGCCGGGTTTATATAGACGGCGAATTAAAAGAAGTAGAAGCTCAATCGTTAAATGGCCATGTCGTGGTGACGACAACAAGCGATGAAGCAGAGAAGATTGAAGCGAAAACGATGAGTGGTTCGATAGAATTGTATATTCCATCCACCATTCCAATTTCAGGAGAAATTGCATCAAACATTGGAAAGCTAGATTTAGAATTACAGGACATCGAACGAACATCTGAACAAGATCATTTGCTTCAACGAACGATTCGATTTACTAAAGAAGTGGCAGATAGTAAGAAAAAACTTCATTTATTCGGTGAAGCTAAGACAGGCTCCGTTCTCGTTCGATACAATCCTTAA
- the ppaX gene encoding pyrophosphatase PpaX — translation MTKKITTLLFDFDGTLLDTNELIIRTFGHVLNKHYPGQYGREEILPFLGPTLHETFGSINPEKTEQLVSEYREWNIANHDELSKEFDGVSETLRLLKAEGYKMAIVSTKKNNMVHKGLDLLEAGNVFDTVIGLDDVSKPKPDPEPILLALERLGADREEALMIGDNYHDIVGGQNAGVQTAGVAWSVKGEDFLQEYNPDYMLQHISDLLPLLKGEQG, via the coding sequence ATGACTAAAAAAATTACGACATTATTGTTTGATTTTGATGGAACTTTATTGGATACGAATGAGTTAATTATTCGGACATTCGGGCATGTATTGAATAAACATTATCCAGGACAGTATGGCAGAGAAGAGATTTTACCTTTTTTAGGCCCTACATTACATGAAACATTCGGTTCGATTAACCCGGAAAAGACTGAACAGCTTGTCAGTGAATATCGTGAATGGAATATCGCCAATCATGATGAACTGTCAAAGGAATTTGACGGTGTATCTGAGACGCTTCGTTTACTAAAAGCTGAAGGGTATAAAATGGCAATCGTGTCGACGAAGAAAAATAATATGGTACATAAAGGATTAGACCTGTTAGAGGCGGGCAATGTTTTTGATACGGTTATCGGACTTGATGATGTGTCAAAACCGAAACCAGATCCTGAGCCGATCTTGCTGGCGCTAGAACGACTAGGTGCGGACAGGGAAGAAGCATTGATGATAGGTGACAATTACCACGACATTGTAGGCGGGCAGAATGCTGGTGTGCAAACGGCTGGTGTAGCTTGGTCGGTAAAAGGTGAGGATTTCTTACAAGAGTATAACCCGGACTATATGTTACAACATATTAGTGATTTACTTCCTCTTCTAAAGGGAGAACAAGGATGA
- the uvrB gene encoding excinuclease ABC subunit UvrB, whose protein sequence is MIWRDCRVENFNLQAPYSPAGDQPVAIQQLIEGVNRGERHQTLLGATGTGKTFTVSNVVKEINKPTLVMAHNKTLAGQLYSEFKEFFPNNAVEYFVSYYDYFQPEAYVAHTDTYIEKDASVNDEIDKLRHSATSALFERNDVLIVASVSCIYGLGSPKEYRDMVVSIRKGMEIGRDELLRKFVGIQYSRNDLNFTRGTFRVRGDVVELFPASRDERCMRIEFFGDEIDRIREVDALTGEVIGDREHVAVFPASHFVTGEEKMLQAIQNIEVELDEQLAKMKSENKLLEAQRLEQRTRYDLEMMKEMGFCSGIENYSRHLTLRPPGAAPYTLIDYFPDDFLLVVDESHVTLPQVRGMFNGDQARKQVLVDHGFRLPSALDNRPLRFEEFEELIREAIYVSATPGPYEIEHTPKMIEQIIRPTGLLDPTIDVRPIEGQIDDLLHEINLRIERNERVLITTLTKKMSEDLTDYLKEIGIKVQYLHSEIKTLERIEIIRELRLGTYDVLVGINLLREGIDIPEVSLVAILDADKEGFLRSERSLIQTIGRAARNSEGHVIMYADRMTDSMTKAISETERRREIQEAYNEKHGITPQTIRKEIHEVIRATEVAEERETYLDKITHGKKLTTEEKESMLLVLEKEMKDAAKDLQFELAAQLRDAILELKAER, encoded by the coding sequence ATGATTTGGAGGGATTGCCGAGTGGAAAATTTTAATTTGCAAGCTCCATATTCTCCTGCTGGAGATCAACCAGTGGCGATTCAACAATTGATTGAAGGGGTTAATCGTGGAGAAAGACACCAAACATTACTTGGTGCGACGGGGACAGGAAAAACATTTACGGTCTCGAATGTTGTAAAAGAAATTAATAAACCGACCTTAGTGATGGCACATAACAAAACATTGGCAGGCCAATTGTATAGTGAATTTAAAGAATTTTTTCCAAATAACGCTGTAGAATATTTCGTCAGTTATTATGATTATTTTCAACCAGAAGCTTATGTTGCGCATACAGATACGTATATCGAAAAAGACGCAAGTGTGAATGATGAAATTGATAAGTTGCGACACTCAGCAACATCGGCTTTATTTGAAAGAAATGATGTGCTTATCGTTGCCTCGGTATCGTGCATTTATGGGCTTGGTTCACCAAAGGAATATCGGGATATGGTCGTATCGATTCGGAAGGGAATGGAAATTGGCCGGGATGAATTACTACGAAAATTTGTTGGCATTCAATACTCGCGTAATGATTTAAATTTTACGCGCGGCACATTTCGCGTACGTGGTGATGTTGTGGAGTTGTTTCCTGCATCACGAGATGAACGTTGTATGCGCATTGAATTTTTTGGCGATGAAATAGACCGCATTCGTGAAGTTGATGCGTTAACAGGAGAAGTCATCGGCGACAGGGAACATGTTGCTGTTTTCCCGGCTTCCCACTTCGTCACAGGTGAAGAGAAAATGTTACAAGCAATTCAAAATATTGAAGTAGAATTAGATGAGCAATTAGCGAAAATGAAAAGTGAAAATAAGTTACTCGAAGCACAGCGATTAGAACAACGTACGCGCTATGACTTGGAGATGATGAAAGAAATGGGCTTTTGCTCGGGGATTGAAAACTACTCGCGGCACTTAACGCTGAGACCCCCAGGCGCTGCACCATACACGTTAATTGACTACTTCCCGGACGACTTCCTCCTAGTTGTCGATGAAAGTCATGTCACATTGCCACAAGTGCGTGGGATGTTTAATGGAGACCAAGCGAGAAAGCAAGTGTTAGTCGATCACGGTTTTCGTCTACCGTCAGCGTTAGATAACCGCCCGCTTCGTTTTGAGGAATTTGAGGAACTAATTCGTGAAGCGATTTACGTGTCCGCCACGCCGGGACCATATGAAATTGAACACACACCGAAAATGATTGAACAAATTATTCGTCCGACAGGTTTATTAGATCCAACAATAGATGTTCGGCCAATTGAAGGACAAATTGATGATTTGTTGCATGAAATTAATTTGCGAATTGAAAGAAATGAACGCGTACTCATTACCACGTTAACGAAGAAAATGTCTGAAGATTTAACGGATTATTTAAAAGAAATCGGGATAAAAGTGCAATATCTTCATTCTGAAATAAAAACCTTAGAAAGAATAGAAATTATTAGAGAGTTAAGACTTGGTACGTATGACGTTCTTGTAGGCATTAATTTACTTAGAGAGGGTATTGATATTCCAGAAGTATCCCTCGTTGCGATTCTCGATGCGGATAAAGAAGGGTTTCTACGTTCGGAACGTTCGTTAATTCAAACGATTGGACGAGCAGCTAGAAATTCAGAAGGGCATGTCATTATGTATGCCGATCGCATGACGGATTCGATGACAAAAGCCATTAGTGAAACGGAAAGACGTCGTGAAATTCAAGAGGCTTACAATGAAAAGCATGGGATTACGCCGCAAACGATTAGGAAAGAGATTCATGAAGTAATTCGTGCTACGGAAGTCGCGGAAGAACGGGAAACGTATCTTGATAAAATCACACATGGTAAGAAATTAACGACAGAAGAGAAAGAATCTATGTTACTGGTTCTTGAAAAAGAAATGAAAGACGCGGCGAAAGATTTACAATTCGAATTGGCCGCTCAGTTAAGGGATGCCATTTTGGAGTTGAAGGCAGAAAGGTAG
- a CDS encoding tetratricopeptide repeat protein encodes MNKKRVSENRKVISFIPDGEFYYKKAIQAMQRDSFEEAHKYLKRATELSPEDPLILMQYGVLVMEEGRFHDAQEILQQAYTLDTNASEIVFYLAEVHAHLGLLSEAKAYAEKYLLMDVSGPFNDEAKEIIDFAEQNEPSLDEEDSEVLLLQEKARRQMETGEFKEAIDLLEAIITDYPDFWAAYNNLALAYFYVGKKKQANDILHDVLERNKGNLHALCNLAVFYYYEKNEEQLAGLLELLMKLKPYLVEHRYKLGATFALVGKHKEAFSLLRQLQKQGFEGDAGFYFWLSHSAYFMGHETIARKAYATLLEMDPTKEGYEPWRDIEKELSPDTVEQDRQFLLNKIQNQYRSERMLGFYLLGKSAHKQEILSHPSYIKIEELSEVEKLFLASGIRNELLPEGAFEKAFTRALETTELLYEQYGPLDYESTHLFQMWFTLCEKAISVSYEFPNPAALASAADYMFQSARYSGVTKIGMARKYGVSTPTLTKYVNELIEFLPHLNG; translated from the coding sequence TTGAATAAGAAGCGAGTTTCAGAAAATAGGAAAGTTATATCGTTCATCCCAGACGGTGAATTTTATTATAAAAAAGCGATTCAAGCGATGCAACGAGACAGTTTTGAAGAGGCGCATAAATATTTGAAGCGGGCCACAGAGCTGAGTCCAGAAGATCCGTTAATTCTAATGCAATATGGTGTGCTCGTCATGGAAGAAGGACGCTTTCACGATGCACAAGAAATTTTACAACAAGCCTATACGTTAGATACGAATGCGTCAGAAATAGTATTTTATTTGGCGGAAGTTCATGCACATCTCGGACTTTTATCAGAAGCTAAGGCATACGCTGAAAAATATTTATTGATGGATGTTAGTGGACCGTTTAACGATGAAGCGAAAGAAATTATTGATTTCGCCGAACAAAATGAGCCGTCATTGGATGAAGAAGATAGTGAGGTCTTATTGCTTCAAGAAAAGGCACGCCGACAAATGGAAACGGGAGAATTTAAAGAAGCCATTGATTTATTAGAGGCGATTATTACAGACTATCCAGACTTTTGGGCAGCCTATAATAACTTAGCACTTGCTTACTTTTATGTTGGAAAAAAGAAGCAAGCAAATGATATTTTGCATGATGTGTTAGAACGGAACAAGGGAAATCTCCATGCATTATGTAATCTTGCAGTATTTTATTATTACGAAAAAAATGAGGAGCAATTAGCAGGGCTTCTCGAATTACTGATGAAGTTAAAGCCATACTTAGTGGAGCATCGATATAAATTAGGTGCGACGTTTGCGCTTGTTGGGAAGCATAAAGAGGCATTTTCTTTGTTACGTCAACTTCAAAAGCAAGGGTTTGAAGGAGATGCAGGTTTTTACTTCTGGCTATCTCATTCCGCATATTTTATGGGACATGAAACCATTGCTAGGAAGGCATACGCAACACTGCTCGAAATGGATCCAACAAAAGAAGGGTATGAGCCCTGGCGAGACATTGAAAAAGAGTTGTCTCCTGATACAGTGGAACAGGATCGACAGTTTTTACTTAATAAAATTCAAAACCAATATCGAAGTGAGAGAATGCTTGGATTTTATTTGCTTGGAAAATCGGCACATAAACAAGAGATACTTTCACATCCTTCCTATATAAAGATTGAAGAATTAAGTGAAGTTGAAAAGTTGTTTTTGGCGAGCGGGATTCGTAATGAGTTATTACCTGAAGGGGCTTTCGAAAAAGCTTTCACCCGTGCCCTTGAAACGACAGAACTATTGTATGAACAGTACGGACCGTTGGACTATGAATCGACACATCTATTTCAAATGTGGTTTACACTTTGCGAAAAGGCAATCAGTGTTTCGTATGAATTTCCGAATCCTGCTGCACTCGCATCTGCCGCTGATTATATGTTTCAATCCGCGAGATATTCCGGTGTGACAAAAATTGGGATGGCGAGAAAGTATGGGGTTTCAACGCCGACTTTGACGAAATATGTCAATGAACTCATTGAATTTTTACCGCATTTAAATGGTTAA